A window of Canis lupus baileyi chromosome 3, mCanLup2.hap1, whole genome shotgun sequence genomic DNA:
CACCTGCAAGCCCCCCACGCCAAGCCAGCATCACAGGATGCAGGCAGGCTCTAACACCTGTCCTCCACCGTCCCCCGCTCCCCAACCCCAACAGCATCCTCCCAGAtagctcttccttcctccctgctagAGCCTCCCTCTGACCCCTCTTTGATCGGGGGTCACCCTGTTTCACACACAGCCTTATAacaggggaaagagaaaagcaaaagcaaggcCAATGAATGGCCAGAGCTCAAGGGGGatccagaagaggaagaggagacacAAACTTCCTGCAATAACAGAACCCGAAGGTTGCGTTGCGTCGACAGTGGAGGAAGcagtggtggggagagagaggcagggccgGGCGCAGCCTCCTACCTGTGATATTGACCTCCACCTGGCCCGAGCGCGTGCCGATGGGGTTGGTGGCCTCACACACATAAGTCCCCGCCAGGCTGTAGTTGATAGGCCCCCTGAAGAAGAGGGTTCTGTTCTGGGCCTCCACGCCCTTGGGGAGAGAGCCGTTGAGCCTGTAGGGATGGGGAGACAGGCCAGATGGTTATGACTCTGGCTCAGAAGCTGCCCTGGTGTCACCCACCTGCCTCCAAGGGTCCCCACCCTTTGGCCGAGTTAATAATAGGCAGGGTCTGTcttgggaggaggagaagcaaccACAGCAATAACCTATTGCATTTCACAGTTTCCTATTATTCAGCGTTTCATGCTTGATGGTCCCAGCACTAAAATGTAGACAGGACAGGAAGGGACTGGTCCCACTGAACAGGTGAGAAACTCTACGTTCAAGGTCAAGGAACACAGCTCTATGTGATAGAACTGGAGCCTTAACCAGGTCTTGGACTCCTGGCACGGTGCTCTTCTGACCACTCTTTGGTTTCTTGGGTTGCTGGTTCATCATAGAGATGTCTGGGTCCTAACCCCGGATCTACTGAACCTGGACTGCTGGAGCCATGGCCTGGAAATCTGTATTTTGACAAGTGGCTCGGGTAACACGATGTGACCCATGTCGAGGAATCGTGTTCCATTTCACTACCTCATTTTCTCAGTGGGTGTTATCACAGGCCTTTTTCCTGGGGAACATCCTTCTGATCCCCGAGGCCTCGAAGCTATTATTCTCTTGGACCTAGCAGCTCCCAGGCACACTGCTGAAATTGGCAAGCAGACCCTGGACAGCCACTTGCACCTTCAGAGGCACTTCTGGTTCTAGGAAGTGGATGGAGGGTGAGAATTAGCTAGGGCATGCCAGCACCTTCCACTTGGACAAAGTGGACAGAGACTATAGACACAATGTGGGCACAAGCTTCTGGCCATCAACATCAACCTGCTTCTTGGCTTCCCTACGCCCATCTTTCTATGTGTTCCATCCAGCTCTTCTCTGGGAAGAACCTTGGCTCAGGCAATCAGAGCAGGCTGGAGGGGCAGACGGGACCTGTGAGAGCCAGGCTCAGAGACTGTCATCAACAAGATGACAGGATGTGGGGCAAGCACTCCATGAACACTGGTGTTCTGGGCTGACGGCTGCCCTCTCCTTGAGAACCTGGGGGTGCCGGAGAGAAGGAACGGGAACAAAGAAAGATCTGGGATGCTCCAGAAAGCCAGCTTCCCTGGGGACACCTCGATAAAAATAAATAgcgggggctggggtgggagtgaCTCAGACTGAATCACCAAAGGGAAACGATAACATTCTTTATTAGGGAGAAGGCAAGTGGATTATGAGGGAATCCCCCTCTGGCAGAATGGTTTGGCCCACTGACCCTGATGCTGCCAGACATGGGGTGTCTGTGCCTGGGATCTCCCCATCTCGCTGAGAAACCTGAACCAGGATCCTCATTTCCTCCTGACACGATGCtcctggaggtggtgggggaggggtgggtacCTCCCTGTGACCAGCCAGCCCCAGAGCACTTACGTGGTCCAGTGGTACTCGGTGGCAGGGGGGTTGGCATCGGCTTTGCATGTGAGCTTCACATCCATCCGCTGAAGGTACCAGTTCCCATCAAACCCCTCGATGGTCACTTCGGGCTCATCTGTGGGGCCGGGGATGATGTTTGAGAAGGGTAAGGGCAGCCGTGGCAGGGTGAGGGGACCTTGGCCAGGGAAGGGATAGGAGGTAGCAGTGACGTGGAGACAgctggagagggggagagggaggaggtggatggggatCACGGGCCCTCAGAGCAGAAGGAGCGAGGAGGATGAGGAAGGACAAGGACAGATGAGCCAAGggagatggaagaagagaagagggaggacaAAGCACCCCCAAAAagcaagagggagggggaaggtcagaggggtgaggaggaaggagtggggggagtggcaggaggagagaagcagaggaggagggagggctggcatgggggaggtggggggagggacagggatgcCCACCCCGGGTACCCGGCCCACACCGTGCCCTGCTTACACTGCACGTTGAGGGTGAGGCTTTCCCGGAAGCGATCCATGTGGTAGTTGACGATGCAGGCCAGGGACTGCTGGTGGGCCTCCCGGCTGGGCACCAGGCGGTAGCGGCTGATGACGGTCACTGTGCCGTTGGGGTTCCGGATCTCTTGGTACTCCGCTTCGCCCTTCAGGCGGGTTTCCCAGGACACCACGCTGGGAGGCTTCCCATTGGCGGAGGTGCAGGTGGCCACCAGGACCTTGTCGTCCTGCCCCTTCTTGGCTCGAAGCACAGCCTGGGTACCCTCCACCCAGTTGGTGGGTTTGGCTGCGGGGAAGCAGAGAGAGCCATGGCACCAGCTCTACCGCCCCGCTCAAGGTGTGCAGGCCCGGGATGTGGCCCTCGCCATCCTTGCCTCTCAGCTGTGCTGCACCAGAGTGGCTCCCATCGCTTCTCATGGGACTGCTTCATATCTAACCTACGTCCTTCCTGCTCTACGACTGGTAGCCGATCTTGTCAAGCCGAAGCCTTCTCAGAGCCTTGGCATGCTCAAGGCAAGTGGCTCATGCGGCCCTTTTCCTTACCTGGTGTCTGAAGCTTCTGGCTACTTCCCGGTCATCCACGAAGTACCCAGGTGGGCCTCCAGCCTGACTCCTAATCCTCAGCTCTGTCCACAGCTAAGGCCCTGCTCCCGACCCCCAGTGAACTGTGGGACAGCCCGGCTGGAAGGGACTGGAAGCACCAAGCCCGGAGCTTTGGGAGCATGTCAACCCAGGGAGAAGGTCTGGGGCCACTGAGGCACACGGTGAGGATGGCcaagccccaggccccaggcccctgcacaagcagggagggaggggtcgGGCCAGCTTACCCATCACGGTGAGGTTGAGCTGGCTCTCCCGATTGCCGGCGGGGAAGGTGGCAAACTCGCAGATGTAGACCCCCTCATCGTCCAGCTCCAGGCGGGAGAGGCGGATGGTGCCGTCGGTGAAGGAGGGCCGCAGGAATTCCACGCGCTCGCGGTAGGGAGCCAGCACCGAGACGCCCATGGCTGGGTTGTAGATGGCCACGTTCTGCTTGGAGCCATTGGTGGCCTTCTGCCAGGTGACCTGGGTGATCTTCACGCTGGGCAGCGGGTTGGTGAAGCTGCAGTGCAGCACCACATCCGTGCCGATGAAACCGTACATGGAGTCGTTCACCTGGACCACCTGGGCGTCGGTGCCTGGCGGAGGAGACGCGGGGCTGGTCAGTGACAGGCTCGGCCCCCCGCCCAGGCTCCCGGGGCGCTGCCGCTTTCTTCCTGGCGGCATTTCTCTTTTGATTCTCATCATAAAGATAGTACTCTGCTTGTAATAAAAGCACTCTAGGCAATACTGAAAACTACCGAGAAGAAAAGGCACCACCCATGATCCATCCCGCTGCTCAGAAATCTCACCGCTAACCTCGTAGGCGGCATTCCTCCTCTACTTCCTTCTCTCTACATCCTTTCTCTAGATGTCTCTGCATGACCGTCTCTTCCCTACACAAAGTCAGAATCCTATTGCACGTATTGTTTCCTACGTTGCCTTTTCTCCATGGCAGGAATATACACCTCCACCCTGGTTTCTGAGGAGGCTCGAGGGCACTGCTCTCCTAGGAGCCGCCAACTGCGTCagccttcctgggcctcagttccctttTGGCAAATGGGGCATAAAGATCCAGTCCTCCACCTCACCGGGGTTGCTAGGAGAACCAAATGGGACTAACGAGAAAGTGTGTCAGGAGACAGGAAGCGCTGCCCACATGGCTCACAGTGGCCGCCATGATGGCCACCCCCATAGGTCTTCTCCCTTAAGACTGGGTGCCCACGCCCTGGGGGCACCGGCTCCGTCCCTGCCACCCAGCCAGGCAGGTTGAAGTAGGTGCTGTGCAAGGCCCTACTGGCTGGCTCCTGACTGCCTTACCGACCTAGCCTAAAAATGTCTGGACATTCGGCATCCTGGTTATCTGGGCCCTGCCTCTTGGTCCACGTCTCTCCGTACATGATGCCTTCCAACTGTGTCAGACGGGGCCCCTCCTCAGAACACGCCATGTTCCCgtgttcccttcctccctctgtccctcctcctaaCACTCCTACTAGACTCTTGCTCATGCAGCACCCTAGAAGGCCCTGGAAGGCTCTTCCCCTTTTCCACCGAAGGATCTCCCACTCAGGCCACCTCTTTTAAGAAGCTTCCCAGACCTTCCCCGCCACCTCTGCTACAGATCTTTTCTGCCTCGGCATGTGGTTGTTCGCGCCTCTGACTTCTCCACCAGAGCAGCATCTATGcgctgcccagcccagcccagcgtctggcacacagtagatgctcagtagATCTTTGCTGCCAGACAAATTGCAACGGAACCCGTGAGAATAGAGATTTGCAAGAAACAGGGAGTGATCAGTGGCATCGGATGAATGAATCAATTCCCCCCAGTCTCCTCACCGATTGCTTTATTCCCACTAGAATGACTTGTTTGAGCTCTGCTCTACCCCGAAACTCAGGGCAGCCATCCCCTCCGGTGGGTCTCTCCGGCCCCGGCTCATTACTGAGCTCTGTTACTGGCAGTGCCTCTGCACACTTTGTTTGGTCACATCTTTACTGCACtcaatttattgagcaccatTGATAATATGAATGCCAAGGCCTGTACTGACCCAGAGGCAGGGGGATGGCCTTAAGGGTCTCCCAAGGGAGACTGGGGTTCAAGACTGGAAACGTGGGGCTCACATGTCCCTCTGCACATGGGCAGGGCACACTCCTCTGAGGGGCTTGGAAGACCACAGCAGGTGAAAGCTGCTGCCCCCAACTCCTGCCTTCAGGAGGGTACACAGGCCATGTCTCCTAGGTCACTGTAGTATCCTCTGTGTTTGgcatacagtaggtactcaaaaaTGCTTGCTGAATGGATAGATCTTTGGCCCCTTTGAGCCAGGCCCTTGCCATGCTCTGAAAGCTTCCCTGATGCTCCTCACTTCTCTATTCTCTATTCATATCCACACAGCCCTGCAAAGCTGACCTGGGgtaccccacccctacccctccaGCTGTCCCCTCGGCTGGTCTATGGGGCTCTGACATGTCCCTGGGCAGAGAGCACTGTGGGCTGGTGGGAGTACAATGGAGGGAGCATCCATCAGGGAATCGGGAGAGCTGGGTTCTCTCGGCTCCCTCCTGAATGGACCTTGGGACCTTGGCCAGCCACTTCCCCCTCCTGAGCCctattttcctcctctgtaaggGAACAGGACTCCCCCAGTTCCCATGGTCCCTTCTGGCCCTGAGTCTGTTTCCCTGAActgcagcccagcccagctggggccccaccccagagcgaGTCCCACGGTGAGGTCAGTGGGCCAGACAGCCTAGTGCTCCTGCTGACTGGCCAGTTGGCAAGCGGTTAAGCCCTAGGCCCTCCCAGCAGGATAAGTGGgtgctccctcccccacccccctagTCGCCACTCACCAACCTGCTGGAGGTTGCCCAGCAGCTGAGATAATGTGGGTATAATTGGGGAACTTTCACCACACAAAGCCAGAAAACAGGAAAAGCCAGTTGGGAGGGCTTGGGCCATAggttggggttgggggttggggtgtGGGCACCAGGAGCTGTCTTGGGATTGGTGCCCAGGCATGGTGGGGCCCATAGCGGGACACAGCTCACCAAGCCTGCCTCGACCCCATCTCTCATCTCAGTCCTCAGCAGGTGTGGGGACGGGCAGgcttcagtgcctggcacacacgcTGCCATTCATTTGCTGTGTCTTCAGCGGTGACCTCACCCTTCAGAGCTGTGAATGCCAGGAGGGAAGATCGCTGACAGCGGCCTGGGCATGGGGGCGGGGCGAGTGCCGCCAGGGGCTCGGGCGCCCCAGCAGCCCTGTCTCGTCCATCATTGCCTAACCAGACCGAggcagccctccccaccctgATGTCTGTTTTGGGGTTAaggcccctctctcctctccagaaGCAGCCCCATGGGGGGCTAGCAAGGAGAGTGCCTGGCATGTCAGCTCATTGCACACAAAGCCAGTTCTCCTAGCCCTTGCCCCTTCTCTCCTAGTGATGAGTGGGCAGGTGAGAGTGGGGGAGGGCCTCTAAGGAGGAGGTGGACTCATTTTGATGTTGACCTCTCTGTCCACAGTCCACTGGGAACAAGGGAGCCCTTGGGGTACAGGGTTTGGGGTCATTCCCcgctcccagagtcctggaactGGGAGGGGCTGACGACACTGGCAAGGTCTGAAGACCCTCCCTAAGccctccaccccactccaggCTCAGAAACTCAGAACCCAGCTCCCGGTTTGGGATTGCCAGTCTTGGCCTGAGGATGCAGGGTGGGGGAGATGTGCCTCATGCTTTTGACTGGGCAGACTGGGAGGCTTTCGGAGAGGGGGGCACACCTCCAGTGATCGGAGAGGCAGGAGCAGAGTGTCGCAGGGAATGGGGGAGCGGGGATCACTGCTGCAAAGGCGGAGAAAGGGCTGGATCAGGGTAGTGacccaggaagagggccctcCTCCACGCAGGAAGAGGTGGGCCATAAACCTCCTCTGGAAGGCCCGGGAGAGGGGGCGGAAACAGGAGGCCAGGCCTTTCCAAGCTTCTCCATCAACCACTCAGGCCCTGATGACCTGGAAGCTGACCCTTGTGTCTCCCCAATACTGCCTGAGCTCTTCCCCTTCTCTAAAGGGTTGTCCCATCTCTTCCCCGCCTCGGGCAGGACATGGGCTTGGAAAGAGCCAGACAGTGGGGATTTGCATCCCCCCTCTGTCACGTACAAGCTGTGaaaccttgggcaagtgacttgacctctctgtgcctcaatttgcACTGAGATtgcacatctgtaaaatgggcataacagTCATACCTAGCCCATACAGTCGTTCTCAGGATTAAACGAGTACATGCAAAACTAGAAAGCAGCACTTAGCACAAAATTAAGTGTGCAGTAAACGGTAGTagccaccatcaccatcaccaccgcCTTCATCGTCATCTGTATCCCTTTAACTTCTcttttcctggtgtgtgtgtctAGTGTGTCTCTTGGTGTTGTGTCCTGCCTGGCTTCCAGCAGATTGTGAATCCCTGTGTGAGAGGGAAGGCACGGGTTTGCCTGGGGTTGAGCTGACCGCATCATGGCTCGCTGGCAGGATCCAGGACTCAAGAGACTAGCCCTCGAACCTTCTCTGGTTCCCCAGGCCATTAGGGCTGCTCCACACAAAGCATCATCTGTCCTCTCGCACAGGCCCCCTCTTACGTGAGAAGCAGGGGCTGTCCCACATGTCGGGGACGGGACCACTAGAATGGTAGCAGATTGGAGCTCCATGGACCACATAATCTgtcattttacaaaggaggagtCCAGG
This region includes:
- the LOC140631115 gene encoding nectin-1; this encodes MARMGLAGAAGRWWGLALGLTAFFLPGTDAQVVQVNDSMYGFIGTDVVLHCSFTNPLPSVKITQVTWQKATNGSKQNVAIYNPAMGVSVLAPYRERVEFLRPSFTDGTIRLSRLELDDEGVYICEFATFPAGNRESQLNLTVMAKPTNWVEGTQAVLRAKKGQDDKVLVATCTSANGKPPSVVSWETRLKGEAEYQEIRNPNGTVTVISRYRLVPSREAHQQSLACIVNYHMDRFRESLTLNVQYEPEVTIEGFDGNWYLQRMDVKLTCKADANPPATEYHWTTLNGSLPKGVEAQNRTLFFRGPINYSLAGTYVCEATNPIGTRSGQVEVNITEFPYTPSPPEHGRRAGPVPTAIIGGVAGSILLVAIVVGGIVVALRRRRHTFKGDYSTKKHVYGNGYSKAGIPQHHPPMAQNLQYPDDSDDEKKPGPLGGSSYEEEEEEEGGGGGERKVGGPHPKYDEDAKRPYFTVDEAEARQDGYGDRTLGYQYDPEQLDLAENMVSQNDGSFISKKEWYV